A region from the Medicago truncatula cultivar Jemalong A17 chromosome 6, MtrunA17r5.0-ANR, whole genome shotgun sequence genome encodes:
- the LOC25496404 gene encoding protein DETOXIFICATION 35 isoform X1, with protein sequence METPLLIKSFTSENDYLPLKNLKDVKYVLWNETLKIWKIAIPVALSLLFQNLIGSSNFIYAGHIGDIQLSSYSVYQSVIITIYFSILYGMSNALATLCGQAYGAGKFQNAGIYLQRSWIVLFTTCILLLPILLYATPILKLLGQEKEIADLAGKYAILLIPYMFSFAVNLPLVKFLQAQSKVNVIMYIAMVTLLIQNGLLYIFITVFDWGVIGLAMASNISGWIFSIALVIYAIGWCKEGWNGLSWMAFRELWEFTKLSLGSSVMICLEQWYTACIILLAGHLDNPVIAVGSFSICLNIQGWNMMLLLGVSSAVSVRVSNTLGMSHPRAAKYSFLVAISQSLLLGIIFMTVIFLCKEKFAFIFTNSDDIIHAASELAYLLGMTMVINSISQTISGVVIGCGWQVMVGYINLACYYIVGLPIGIFLGFNQHLGVKGLWGGTMCGNILQILVLIVIIYKTNWTKEVEQTANRMRIWSSNNLQNDVI encoded by the exons ATGGAAACACCATTGTTGATTAAAAGCTTTACTTCAGAAAATGATTACTTACCTTTGAAAAACTTGAAAGATGTGAAATATGTTTTGTGGAATGAGACATTGAAGATATGGAAGATAGCAATTCCAGTGGCTTTGTCTTTACTTTTTCAGAACCTAATTGGCTCTTCAAATTTCATCTATGCTGGTCATATTGGTGATATTCAGCTCTCTTCTTACTCTGTGTATCAAAGTGTCATCATTACTATCTATTTCTCTATCTTG TATGGTATGTCAAATGCACTAGCAACACTATGTGGCCAAGCTTATGGTGCAGGAAAATTTCAAAATGCTGGTATTTATCTTCAAAGGTCATGGATAGTACTCTTCACCACTTGTATACTCCTCTTGCCAATTCTTCTATATGCAACTCCAATCTTAAAACTTCTTGGTCAAGAAAAAGAGATAGCCGATCTTGCCGGAAAATATGCTATTCTACTAATTCCCTACATGTTTTCCTTCGCCGTCAATTTACCCCTCGTGAAGTTTCTTCAAGCACAAAGCAAAGTTAATGTTATTATGTACATAGCAATGGTTACATTACTCATCCAAAATGGTCTACTTTACATCTTCATCACTGTATTTGATTGGGGAGTGATTGGTTTAGCAATGGCAAGTAATATCTCAGGATGGATATTTTCTATTGCATTGGTAATCTATGCCATTGGTTGGTGTAAAGAAGGATGGAATGGATTGTCTTGGATGGCATTTAGAGAATTATGGGAATTTACCAAACTTAGTCTTGGTTCATCTGTAATGATCTGTTTAGAACAATGGTATACTGCTTGCATTATACTTCTTGCTGGTCATCTTGATAATCCTGTGATTGCTGTTGGTTCCTTTTCGATTTG CCTTAATATTCAGGGTTGGAACATGATGCTGCTTCTTGGAGTAAGTTCAGCAGTAAG TGTTCGTGTCTCTAATACACTTGGCATGTCACATCCAAGAGCAGCCAAATACTCTTTCTTGGTGGCAATATCTCAGTCCCTTCTCCTTGGAATCATTTTCATGACTGTTATTTTCTTATGCAAAGAAAAATTTGCCTTCATCTTTACCAATAGTGATGATATAATACATGCTGCAAGTGAATTAGCTTACCTTCTTGGTATGACAATGGTTATCAACAGTATTTCACAAACCATATCAG GTGTGGTAATTGGATGTGGGTGGCAAGTTATGGTTGGTTACATAAATTTGGCATGCTATTATATTGTTGGACTCCCTATTGGAATTTTCCTTGGTTTCAACCAGCATTTAGGTGTCAAG GGTCTCTGGGGAGGAACAATGTGCGGCAATATTCTTCAAATTTTAGTGCTCATAGTCATTATTTATAAGACCAACTGGACCAAAGAG GTAGAGCAAACGGCTAATCGCATGAGAATTTGGAGCTCTAACAACCTTCAAAACGATGTGATTTGA
- the LOC25496404 gene encoding protein DETOXIFICATION 35 isoform X2 — protein sequence METPLLIKSFTSENDYLPLKNLKDVKYVLWNETLKIWKIAIPVALSLLFQNLIGSSNFIYAGHIGDIQLSSYSVYQSVIITIYFSILYGMSNALATLCGQAYGAGKFQNAGIYLQRSWIVLFTTCILLLPILLYATPILKLLGQEKEIADLAGKYAILLIPYMFSFAVNLPLVKFLQAQSKVNVIMYIAMVTLLIQNGLLYIFITVFDWGVIGLAMASNISGWIFSIALVIYAIGWCKEGWNGLSWMAFRELWEFTKLSLGSSVMICLEQWYTACIILLAGHLDNPVIAVGSFSICVRVSNTLGMSHPRAAKYSFLVAISQSLLLGIIFMTVIFLCKEKFAFIFTNSDDIIHAASELAYLLGMTMVINSISQTISGVVIGCGWQVMVGYINLACYYIVGLPIGIFLGFNQHLGVKGLWGGTMCGNILQILVLIVIIYKTNWTKEVEQTANRMRIWSSNNLQNDVI from the exons ATGGAAACACCATTGTTGATTAAAAGCTTTACTTCAGAAAATGATTACTTACCTTTGAAAAACTTGAAAGATGTGAAATATGTTTTGTGGAATGAGACATTGAAGATATGGAAGATAGCAATTCCAGTGGCTTTGTCTTTACTTTTTCAGAACCTAATTGGCTCTTCAAATTTCATCTATGCTGGTCATATTGGTGATATTCAGCTCTCTTCTTACTCTGTGTATCAAAGTGTCATCATTACTATCTATTTCTCTATCTTG TATGGTATGTCAAATGCACTAGCAACACTATGTGGCCAAGCTTATGGTGCAGGAAAATTTCAAAATGCTGGTATTTATCTTCAAAGGTCATGGATAGTACTCTTCACCACTTGTATACTCCTCTTGCCAATTCTTCTATATGCAACTCCAATCTTAAAACTTCTTGGTCAAGAAAAAGAGATAGCCGATCTTGCCGGAAAATATGCTATTCTACTAATTCCCTACATGTTTTCCTTCGCCGTCAATTTACCCCTCGTGAAGTTTCTTCAAGCACAAAGCAAAGTTAATGTTATTATGTACATAGCAATGGTTACATTACTCATCCAAAATGGTCTACTTTACATCTTCATCACTGTATTTGATTGGGGAGTGATTGGTTTAGCAATGGCAAGTAATATCTCAGGATGGATATTTTCTATTGCATTGGTAATCTATGCCATTGGTTGGTGTAAAGAAGGATGGAATGGATTGTCTTGGATGGCATTTAGAGAATTATGGGAATTTACCAAACTTAGTCTTGGTTCATCTGTAATGATCTGTTTAGAACAATGGTATACTGCTTGCATTATACTTCTTGCTGGTCATCTTGATAATCCTGTGATTGCTGTTGGTTCCTTTTCGATTTG TGTTCGTGTCTCTAATACACTTGGCATGTCACATCCAAGAGCAGCCAAATACTCTTTCTTGGTGGCAATATCTCAGTCCCTTCTCCTTGGAATCATTTTCATGACTGTTATTTTCTTATGCAAAGAAAAATTTGCCTTCATCTTTACCAATAGTGATGATATAATACATGCTGCAAGTGAATTAGCTTACCTTCTTGGTATGACAATGGTTATCAACAGTATTTCACAAACCATATCAG GTGTGGTAATTGGATGTGGGTGGCAAGTTATGGTTGGTTACATAAATTTGGCATGCTATTATATTGTTGGACTCCCTATTGGAATTTTCCTTGGTTTCAACCAGCATTTAGGTGTCAAG GGTCTCTGGGGAGGAACAATGTGCGGCAATATTCTTCAAATTTTAGTGCTCATAGTCATTATTTATAAGACCAACTGGACCAAAGAG GTAGAGCAAACGGCTAATCGCATGAGAATTTGGAGCTCTAACAACCTTCAAAACGATGTGATTTGA